In Oryza sativa Japonica Group chromosome 1, ASM3414082v1, the genomic stretch tcgttcgtgtccgacctccgcctccgcgaccggccgccgccgctcctttgcacctcgcctcgcctccgggaccggccgccgctcgtccgcgcctcgcctcgcctccgagACCGGCCTCCGCTCGCccacgcctcgcctcgccgcctcgtccgtgtccgacctccgcctccgcaaccaaccgccgccgctcgtccgcgtTCGCCTCGTctccgcgaccgccgccgctcgtccacgcccgccgccaccttcgcgaccgtcgccgctcgtccgcgacccgcctccgcctctcctcCGCTCGCGCCAACGAGCTCCTCAACTTGCGCCGACGAGCTCCTTCGTCCCCAATCTCACCAGCAGCCTGGAAGCTAGCCGCTGGGAGCAGACGGCCCTAACGTCCGTGAAAAATtgtccatcccatcccacctcaatcccttctaccaaacaaaaaactataaCCATCCCATACCACAAACCAAACACACAATTGGAACCATCCCATCCCAAAAAACTGGGATGGGTCTAGCCCATCCCACTTGGTcccaaaccaaacacaccctaactaaacacggccattgTGTAAAACAATTATCTGGAGGGTGTAGCTTGCAACATGCGGACATACGTACTTTATTTATGATTGAACTTGTGTGCCTATATCTCAGCTAGTAGAGCTGTTGAGTGGTCAAAGTGTTGAGGCTGCTTGTATTTGATCTGAAAGGGGAAATATGGGTTTTACTAGTACTAGTTGTCAATTCCCGCAGAAAAGTTAagatagggtgtgtttagatctagggtaAAATTTTTTgccgtgtcacatcagatatatggacacacatttgaaatattaaacgtagtctaataaaaaaactaattacataatccatcagtaaaccagaagacgaatttattaagcctaattaatccgtcattagcaaatgtttattgtagcaccacattgtcaaatcatgaaacaattaggcttaaaaaatttgtctcgcaaattagtcacaaaccgtgcaattagttattttttatcctatatttaatacttcatacaggtgttcaaacgttcaatgtgatgaggtgtaaaattttaggatgggatctaaacacccccataGGCCTTGTTTAAATCAGTGTTGTGGAAAACGGTGTTAATGGCCGTTAATACGTCCGATAATACGAATACGGAGATCAGACCGTCACATCACGTCGATGCGGTCATAATTAGTCGGTAACGAACGCATAAATCCGATCATTACCGATTAAATCGTCCATCTCCGTCTAATCAACCGTATAATCGTCGGCGTGATGATGGTTGTTAGCTGTGCCCTTTACTACTACTGACTACAAGCTCTTCCGAAATTTTCACAAGGCAACAAGATGTAAAATGACAAGGAACTGACTTCCTCTAAAGTTTGAACATGGGTTCCTTGATTTTGATGATAATCACGTTATTGGAGTTTGTATTTGATGAAGCTCTTCGAGGTAACCGATACATATGTTATTTGGGACCTTGATTACGGTCATCTATGCTATGTAACATTCTCTTGATTATCATTTCAAGCATTATGAACAAAACCCATTACTACGTGAGAATTGAGATATACAGTAACAGCTATCCATTATGAACTTATTTAAATGTCATACATGGTTATTCTATTTAAGGATATATAGAAGGAATATATTTAGTTATATGCATTTGTTTATCAAAAAGGGAAAACTATTATCAactatgtacatatattttcaAAACGTTATATTTCCGCCAAATTCCGATTAATCGTTTGGCGGTACCCTCTCCGTCCGATATCCGTATACCGTCTTCCACAACACTGGTTTAAATCCCACCCCAaattttttcaccctgtcatatggaacgtttgaacacctgcatgaagtattaaatataggctaaaaaataactaattgcacatattacgactaatttgcgagacaaatcttctaagcttaattgctccatgatttgacaaatatggtgctacagCAAACATtcgctaatgacggattaattaggcttaataaattcgtctcatagtttacatgcggattctataatttgttttgttattagacaacgtttgatacttcaaatgtgtatccgtatatctaatgtgacatgccaaaactttaTACCCTGGATCTAAGCACCCCATAGTAGGGTTGAAACTggttcggatagtttccgtccgcccGGACCTTTTTTCGGATTCGGACAGTTTCGGTCGGAACTATCCGGAAATTCtcggattcggaaacgaattcggattttttttctcggaaacgaaaacgaatacggtaagggtactatccgtcggaatcggaaaacggtcggaaactatccgtattttttttcggatatccgcacacattgagcaaattttagaaaaaataagtgtatatatatatataaataactttttcatacgaaatcagatgaagacaaactttatatcaacattgtagagctcgatgagatctacaactttcttattgactattttattatttgaggtcatttaagggtctaaatattcattataatataccatattaatttttacaaaatctcagatctacaattcaaacgacatctgatggagatgtgttccatatcaaagttatagagctcaacgggatctactactttgtagtttataacatttgtatttgaaagcatttaaagtataaaacaaatattacaagtttcgaagatgtgaagtaaaataaataacatctccAATTTATAAAGGGTAAATAAGTTATATATCTAGTAAAAGGTCTTGGGGAatagaaaatgataatcatatttgcatatggatCTCTTAGAGGAATAgccatgaaaatcgattttcacatacggGTGTGAGACCGTCTACAAAATTGACGATATAAATGTTGGAGatgttgaactaaaataataagagatatctcttccttgatcaagaaactcaatttgaggggttttttatataccggtaaatattcgttaccgtattcgttccgtctcatattcgctccgtatctatattcgataatattcgatttcatttccgtatccgagttttcgattccgattctgattccgaaaaaaaatatgaaaacgaatatgataaagctagtttccgtccgtttccgatccgttttcatgCCTACCCCATAGTCACTTGTTTATCTCTATTTTACAAGCTCAGACATTCCCTTTTTAGCATTTTATTATACTATGATTTGATTTGCTTGATTTCATGATTCATCGTACTATTGTcttatttaattaaaaatcatgtactccctttgtccatgaaaaaccaacctaatactggatgtgacatatcctaatacaatgaatctagacatacctctgtccagattcgttgtactagaatatgtcatatccagtactagattcgtttttttcgagacgaagggagtagacaGATTCTATACTGCTTTGGGATATGTATGCGTGAAAAAGAATGAGGTGAGTTAGGAACCTCAAGGAAAGAACTCAGCCTAAAGGACCAATGATATTTGACCTACCAAGCATTTCCTATCCTATGCATACCAACTGCTATATGGGTGTGTTCGGTGGTgggtgttgggaacccatcacacacacggaaaacggagcgatctaTTAGTGCctaattatttaaatattagcttttttaaaaaaaattgtatatatatgatttttttaagcaactttcgtatataatatttttgaaaaaaaacacaccgtttactaatttgaaaagcgtgcgtgcggaaaacgaaaGGGAGGAGTTGGGAACTCCTGTATCAAACACAGCATATaaacttttctaaaaaaaaaaagaactactgTATAGACAATAGACGATATAACGGCAATTGATCTTTATTTTGTCTGACCAGGAGTAATATTCGTTCAATGCAAGGTTACAGACTTGCAATCATACTATGCGGCAAACATTGCCATGCAAACTATTGGACTTGTTTAGTTAACATTGCCATATACGGGTCTTGTTTAGTTGTTTGGTGGGCCATGTTTGAAACAATTTTTTGCGCAGATTATTCAGATGGATTGTCCACTTCATTAACACGAaacatttatattttatttagaaATGAAACTCACAAATAGATTAGAATAAGTGGTCTAAACAAATAcactatataaaatatttttaataaagcATATTTTTATTAGAAGTATAAAGCAAATAACCTgtgataataaaaaaaagtaaataagaCACATGGCCATTTCATATTTTATCCCCACTTGACAAGGCCGGCATCGTTTGGTTGATTAGACCTCAGACTGGGCCCAATAAGAGTTTTGACCTGGGCTTAGTCAGAAGTGAATCAGGCTTTTTTCTGGTTAGGACATGCTTTGTCTATTTGTCACCCCCCATGCATGAGTCAAGGCTGTCAAGCACAACTGCCTAATGCAAGTATTGCATGGATACCATGTACTACTACTTCTTCTACCACTGAGTATGTAGATAATGATCATGCAGAGGTATCACTTAACAATGAAGGTGCTTAAGTCTTAAGTTGTCAACCAAAGTGACTTAAACTATCAACATTACAAGAATATTTCAAATAGACCTATGGACTACTATGCATCAAGCATTCACAACAGTCTAACTATgtacctccatcctaaaaaataaacaaatataatatgGGACGTGATACATCTTGTTCTAGATTTGTTTAATTTAAGCCAAGAAAATATGGACATTTAGCAACTTTGCtaacgccgtgtttagttccaaaatatttcttcaaacttcaaacttcttcatcacataaaaactttcatacatacataaacttttaacttttccgttacatcgttctaatttcaatcaaacttccaattttaacgttaagggggtgtttggttgATTGCTTCACTTTGCCATGCCACACTTCAGTCATGCCACAGTTTCTAGGCGTGTGTTTGTTTTAATGCCACAATTGTGTCATGCCACACTTTCCTACCCttaggtcccacatgtcatattcaGATAACTAGAGCTAACATTGCCACACTTGTGATTAACTATTTCTTGGCCATACTTTTGCCACATGCCACAACTTACCTAAGCTTAGTTATGATAAGCTTACgcatcaaccaaacaacccctaaatACAACCTAAACCCACGGGCCACAACTCGCAACAATTATCTCACAAGATCACTCCCAGAACCCGGTGTACTGTTTGTCGGGTCTCTGACTTACTGGGCCCACCCTCTGACGACCCCTCGGTCCACCTGCACCCACCGCTCTCAGTCACCTCCTCTACCCAACTCAAACGAACGTGCATCTCCTAGTACACACAGTCTCCTCCCTACCTCCTCCTCAATCCCGATCGCTTCCTTCCTGGATCTCGCCGCGAGCTCCAAGGTCTAGGCGGCGATGCCTGCCGCGGcagtctccggcggcggcgcggccgacgcCGAGGAGCTGTTCCGCACGAGACGCATCCCGGAGATCCGCGCGGCGGAGGGCGCCACGCGCCGCGAGATCTCCGccaaggaggaggagctccgccAGCTCGTCGGCCGCAGCTACCGCGACCTCCTCGACTCCGCGGACTCGATACTCCTCATCAAGCAGTCCTCCGACGCCGTCTCCGGCAACCTCTCCCGCATCTCCGACTCCCTCGCGTCGCTCGCGCCGCCCCCCGAGGCTCCCCCCGCCGCATCGCCCTCCCCGTCCGGCGGGCGGGTCCGGCTCTacgcgtcggcggcgcgcgccaaGTACCTCGTCGACACCCCCGAGCACATCTGGGGGCGGCTCGACGAGGGCCTGCTCCTGGAGGCCGCGGGGCGGTACGTGCGGGCGCAGGTGGTGCACGGCGTGCTCTcccgcgacgccgcggcggccgcgcggttCCCGCTGCTCGCGCACCAGGCGCAGCTGGTGGAGGCGTTCCGGCCCCAGATCGCGCAGCGCGCTCGCGAGcgcctcgccgaccgccgcctctccgtcgccgcccACGCCGACGCGCTCGCGGCCGCTGCCTCAATCGACGCACCGTCGCTCACCCCGACCCAGGCACTCCaactcttcctctcctcccgccgcgcctgGATCTCCCAAGCCCTAACCACCCTTGCCTCCGATCTGACCTCCTACTCCTCCGTGCTGTGCGATGTCGCCAAGATCGTGCGTGTCACGCTGGGCCATGTCGGGCAGTTGTTTGTGCTTGCGCTCAATGATTTGCCACTGTTTTTCAAGACGGTGCTCGATTTGCCGCCCCCTTCACAGCTGTTCGGTGGCATTCCAGACCCTGTGGAAGAGACACGGTTGTGGAAAGAACACTGGGATCAACTTGAGGCCACCATGGTGCTACTTGAGCCAGATGCTGTTGCAAGGACTTGTACAGATTGGCTGAAGGGATGCTGTGATGAGATTTTTGGTGTGATTGCTGGAGGGCAAAGACTAGTTGATGCCATTGAGAGTGGGGAAGGGCTTGGATCAGTGCAAAGACTTGTGCGGGAGGCATTAGATGGGAGGGAAGGACTGGAAGGGACTCTGGAGCAATGGCTGAAGAGTGTGTTTGGATCAGAGATTGAATCACCATGGGATCAGATCCGTGGCCTCATCTTGAAGGAAGGGAAGGACATTTTTGAGGATTGGATGGAAGAAGCCTTTGTGCAACGGATGAAAGACATTGTGCACTTGGAATTCGGCAGCTTGGATGATAGTGTAAATATTAAGAAATCAATTGATGGTATTGGTGCCAATGCTGATCCAAAGGATGCCGgtgatttcatggtgtatttgCGGAAAGTTTCAACTGGAGGTGGTGTCTGGTTCTCTGAGTCTAAGATCAAGAAAGGTGGAATTTTGGCACATTTGAAACCGATTGCTGATGAAAATGATTTCCACAGCTGCCTTACCTCATATTTTGGGCCAGAAGTTAGTCGCATCAGGAATGCAATTGACAGCAAATGCAAGACTATCCTTGAGGATCTGTTAAGTTTTGTGGACTCGCACAATTCTGCTCCCAGATTGAAGGAGCTGGTGCCATACCTCCAAGAGAAATGCTATAAGACCATCTCTGGGATACTGAATGGATTGGAAGCTGAGCTTGGAAAATTGTCTGCTTCCTTGAGAACCAAAAAAGGGGAGAGCAATATGCTTGCAGCATCTGTTATCGTGGAGAGATCTCTCTTCATTGGCCGCCTCATGTTTGCATTGAGATACCACTCGAGTCATGTACCCTTGATCCTAGGATCCCCAAGGCAGTGGGTAAAGGAGGCTGGTGGTGCAGCATTTATGAGATTATCGTCGCCCTCACCAAGACATTCAAGAGCATCGTTTGATACAGCGATGCCTTTTACCCCCAGGAGGCACACACAGTCAAGCCCAAGGAGTCCTGGAAGGCAATTTTCTGACAACCCCAGAAGACAAactattgctgctgctgcttccctaTTTGGTGCTGATGATAGCTCCAATCCCAGACTTGATGAACTAAACAAGACCTTACAGGCACTCTGCATTGCAGCCCATGGATTGTGGATAGCATGGTTGTCCACTGAATTATCACAGCTTCTCTCATATGACCTCAACAAAGATGATTCATTGTCCTTATCAACCCCTTTACGGGTACGCTCCATGTCCCTCTTATCTTTCCAATTGTTATCTTTCCAACCCCTTTACGGGTAAAAGGCATTCTAAGTATATTTCTTACTGCTGTTTCTGATTCTGTCCATGTTATTCATACTATCAATCGGGGATGCTTTTGTTTGCTAGGTAACAAAGACATCTGCTATATACAGCAATATTAGTAACATAATGATGAAATCTGtaataattttggatcatgttGGACATGACTGAGCAGCTAGAAGACATTTCTCTTTTATTAAGTGCCCTTATGATTTACAAAGAACTTGTTGAATAAAATCGTGGGCCTGTAGAGTTTGTTTTTGCCTATTGGAATGCCAATTTTGAAGTTATCTATTATAGGATATTCGATAGAGCTATACTTACTGGCTCACCTTTTCTAGGGTTGACCAAGCAGCTAACCCCAAGTTTTGATTCTAGTTTTTGTGCTTCGATTTTTGTCTATATTCAAATATTAAATTCTGACTATGTGTTTCAACGTTGATTTCTAGTCCTATCATGCTATTTTAATGCCAAAATAAACATGGCATGCTGATTGTCATAGACATGATATATGTGCCTTGTCAGGGATGGGAAGTCACAGTCATCAAACAAGAGGAATCCACTGAGGGCCCCTTGGAGATGCAAATAGCACTTCCATCAATGCCTTCACTGTACATTATATCCTTTCTTTATCAAGCATGTTTGGAGATTCATAAAATTGGAGGGCACATCCTGGACAAATCTATATTGCAAAACTTTGCATGGGACTTGTTACAGAAGGTAATGTTCTTTCATGACAACCTTTTCTTCTTTGAGGGGGTGACGAGAAGTAATTGTGGTGCATGTTATAGGCTAAAACATTGGCCTGGAACTTCTAGCAAAGAATGGAAGAACCAAAGAATGTTTTATCATGCTATCTGCATGAAACACAACTAGCTATAGTTCACTTTCATGTGTTTTTGCCTTTGTATAAATTTGACCATACCGTAATGATGATCAACAATAGATACTACGAGGGAACCATTTGTTTATGTTATATGTGCAATAGTTGCTATTGGCAAAATGTAATGACTGTTCTACAATTCATTACTACTATGATTGATAGTAATTATAGAGTTATAAGTTAATCAAGCTTTTCAGCTTTTGTTGTTTTTCTTATAATCAAGCATTGATTAAGCTGGGCACTATAGTCTTCAGTTTACCTGCACACGCCTACAAAAATTAATACCGTGCCCTAATAATATAATGTCATGGACCTTATTAACCTGAATGCCTCGCCCTTCCAACTGTCATCAATATTTCAATTTTGAGAACCTCCGAGGAACTAGCTGTTGTATGTGTTGCTTTATTAACAATTATCTGTTTTGTCTACCTGCATTGATGAAGATTAGGAGAAAATGTTCAGTGTATGATTTAAAAGCCAATATAATCACTGAACCTAACAGCTACTTAAATTCGTGCAGGTTATTGATATCTATGAAAGCTTTTTGGTATCAATCGAGTCTGGTAAATCTCTGGTTTCAGAAAAGGGGGTTCTGCAAATACTGCTCGATTTGCGCTTCATTGGCGATGTTCTGTCAGGAGGCAAAAGTTCTTCCACCAAAACTACTGAAACACAGAGAACACATGACTCTTCGCCAAGCGCCATTGCTAAGACTTCCTTCAGGAGAAAACAGTCACAATTGCAGGCAGATTCAGCTACCATAGAGCCTATAAACAAGCTGATCAATAAGTTCTCACAGAGATTGGATCCGATAGACTGGGCTACGTAAGCACTATCCTCTGTTTTACTTTGTTATACATATCACCACATAATTCAATAGCTGAATGCATGATCAATAGTCTTTATAGACAAAAACCCATGCTCCATATTTGTCCATGATGAAGCATTTGCTTATTTTGAAACAGGTACGAACCTTATCTGTGGGAGAATGAGAAGCAATCTTACAAGCGCTATGTTGTTCTTTTCGGCTTCTTGGTTCAACTGAATCACATGTATACTGGAACTGTGCAAAAGTTACCGACTAAATCAAATACAGATTCAAACATTATGAGGTGCTCCCAAGTCCCAAGATTCAAATACCTACCGATCAGGTAAATAATTCTTCAGACTGAGTACACATACATTTTATCGTCGTATAATGCATATTTCTGTAATTAATCCATTAAGGTCATTAGTTTTAGACAGCTATAGTGTTTAAAttcatgcttaaaatacttgatGAGATGATATTATTGGACAGCCATATGTGATGTTTTTTAGCCTGGTGTGAAAGTTGATTTTCAAAGAAACCTTTGTAAGTAGCGTTGGCTGGTTCTGATGAAAAATTACACTAGTTTGTAGATCTAATAGGTCTCATGTTCATATGTTTCACTTGTAGTGCCCCAGCTCTATCATCAAGAGCACACAAATCATCATTACAGTCAACATCCGATGATTCCACATCTAGAAGCCCTTGGAAATCATATTCAAATGGAGAAAGATCTACGGCATCAGAATTTGATGATAATGTTAGCCTTGGAGGTGCTGCTCCATTGCTCAAGTCATTTGTTACCCAGGTGAGTAACCTACTGCATATTTTTAGTTTACTAGTAATagtgcacgtgcaaggcacaTTCTTGCAAGGGCATGTTCATACATACACTGAGTTCAGAAACATGGCAAGGGTATGTCCAACACTAAATTCAGATGCATTCCATATCCACGTTCAGACAATAATATGGATCTTACCTGGCAATCCAAGCCGGTTAAGTATGAACTTATATAATATGAATTCAGTATGAACTTGCAGATATCCAATCCTAACCATGAATGGTAATAGGAGTATATTGTTTACACAAATTGCAATGACCATGGTCAGACACTAAACTCAGGAAAACCTCTGCATCCTTTGGTGAATTTGTGAAGTTATAATACTTGAGCTACAAGAATCCATAACATTAATCAGCTCACAGCATTATTAAAACATTGAACATCATTTAGATGCTTGTCCAAGTTCAGATTCTGAATTCAGATACTCCTACACCACAAGGGCAAGCCAGAAACTAATGTGCCAAATGCTCAGACAATAATATAGGAAATGTTCAAACACTAATCTGGCAAATGTTCAGACATCTATGGTTCACACATATTGCAAGGACAAGTTAAGACACCATACATAACATGTATACCAGGTTTGAGATCTCctttgtataaaaaaaatagtacttgTCATCAGCACGGCAGAAAAGCATAACATAATTTCTTTTGATTTTTGGACCACACAACATGAGATATGTTTGGCTATTTTTTGCTCCCAGGAAATTTGTACAGAAATTATAAACATTTGGCAGTCAACCAGCaacaaaaccaaaataaaaaaattacaattctAAAGGCTGTCAGGAATTATTAACTCGGTACCTTACCAATAACTCACAAGGAAAATATGCATGTTTATGTTCTGAATAGAAACAGTACATTACATTACACAGGTTTGCACATAATGCAAGACCAAATTCTATTTTCAGTAAGTTGTCAACCAAGTTCTTACGCAATGCGAGCCCAAGTTCAAGCCATGTAAAACTAAATTCAAATCAAATACAAAAGTTGTATGCCACACAACAACCGTAGAGCCTCATTTTGGTTAGAGCAACAGCAAACATGGCTAGGTAGATCTTCAGATAGCAGGCAAGATGAACTTGATACAGTAATTGGTTCAGTGGCAGACATGGTCTTTTGTTGGAGCAACAGCATAGTTGGGTATGACAGTAGTAAATTATaacaataattatttttttaaaaaagacatgTATTTCTGATAAGTATGATCTAGCAGAGGGAACGATCAATGTACTTATTTAGAATGCAAAGTTCATATGGTTCAGATATGGTCATTGTCACTTTTTATTACATGTAGCATATATTGCAAATCTAAATATGGTTATGTACTTGTCAGTGGAAAAATAGAACAGAGAGTTCACGCAATCTGTAAATATGTAGACATTACCAATTTACCATTACATTATTTCCAGACTGTAGTTGAAGTCTCTAAGACCATGCAAAAATCTGAGATACAATCCA encodes the following:
- the LOC4327897 gene encoding conserved oligomeric Golgi complex subunit 1, translating into MPAAAVSGGGAADAEELFRTRRIPEIRAAEGATRREISAKEEELRQLVGRSYRDLLDSADSILLIKQSSDAVSGNLSRISDSLASLAPPPEAPPAASPSPSGGRVRLYASAARAKYLVDTPEHIWGRLDEGLLLEAAGRYVRAQVVHGVLSRDAAAAARFPLLAHQAQLVEAFRPQIAQRARERLADRRLSVAAHADALAAAASIDAPSLTPTQALQLFLSSRRAWISQALTTLASDLTSYSSVLCDVAKIVRVTLGHVGQLFVLALNDLPLFFKTVLDLPPPSQLFGGIPDPVEETRLWKEHWDQLEATMVLLEPDAVARTCTDWLKGCCDEIFGVIAGGQRLVDAIESGEGLGSVQRLVREALDGREGLEGTLEQWLKSVFGSEIESPWDQIRGLILKEGKDIFEDWMEEAFVQRMKDIVHLEFGSLDDSVNIKKSIDGIGANADPKDAGDFMVYLRKVSTGGGVWFSESKIKKGGILAHLKPIADENDFHSCLTSYFGPEVSRIRNAIDSKCKTILEDLLSFVDSHNSAPRLKELVPYLQEKCYKTISGILNGLEAELGKLSASLRTKKGESNMLAASVIVERSLFIGRLMFALRYHSSHVPLILGSPRQWVKEAGGAAFMRLSSPSPRHSRASFDTAMPFTPRRHTQSSPRSPGRQFSDNPRRQTIAAAASLFGADDSSNPRLDELNKTLQALCIAAHGLWIAWLSTELSQLLSYDLNKDDSLSLSTPLRGWEVTVIKQEESTEGPLEMQIALPSMPSLYIISFLYQACLEIHKIGGHILDKSILQNFAWDLLQKVIDIYESFLVSIESGKSLVSEKGVLQILLDLRFIGDVLSGGKSSSTKTTETQRTHDSSPSAIAKTSFRRKQSQLQADSATIEPINKLINKFSQRLDPIDWATYEPYLWENEKQSYKRYVVLFGFLVQLNHMYTGTVQKLPTKSNTDSNIMRCSQVPRFKYLPISAPALSSRAHKSSLQSTSDDSTSRSPWKSYSNGERSTASEFDDNVSLGGAAPLLKSFVTQVGSKFGENTSRWGSIISDGQVGKLSDILPGPAAGFFSSFTSGARYDP